The segment CAGGCAGATGCCAGATATCCAATTGACCTGGTCCTGAAAAATGACGAAAATGACAGAATTGAAAAGGACAGGAACACCATCGTAACGAACCACGCCATGCTATCACGCCCGAATATCATTGCCATCAACAGGCAGCCCGCGAGCGTAAAGAATGCTGGCAACAGCCCCGCGATAGACCTGTCCGGCTTGAGTTTACTATATGCGTTCATCAGCGACCCTTTCGTCTAACAATCCTGAAACCCCAGTCCAACAAAACAAGATACATACTTCTTATATTTTGTAGTATATAATTATTGCACTATTTTGTCAAGGGGGAAAAATCATTCTTATATAAATTTTTTACAATTTCTGCCGAATACTATACTATAACCGGTACCGCAATATTTTTGCGAAGAAAGGAACAGTAGTGGTGACAGCTGTAAAGGAGAAAAAGTCGATGGTGAAGAAAAAGGCTGCGAAACACAAGATGCCCGACCCGAAAAAGATTAAGAATGTAGGCATTCTCACAGGCGGCGGAGACTGCCCGGGCCTCAACGCTGTGATTAAGGGACTCGTCCGCAACGCAGCCTATGCTTACGGGTGGAAGGCCACCGGTATAGAAGACGGATTCGACGGACTTCTCGACTGCAGGGGACACAAACTCACCCCGAAAGAGATGTCAGGATTGCAGCTCAAGGGCGGCACGATTCTCGGCACGTCGAACCGCGGCAATCCACTCAGTTATCCTGTAAAAGAAAACGGCAGGACATATAACAAGGACGTGACCCCGGAGATCGTAAAAAATATCAAAAAAATGGGGATCGACGTCCTCGTAGCCGTCGGAGGCGACGGAACGATGAAGATCGCCCAGGCACTCTTTGAAAAAGGTGTACCCATAGTCGGCGTTCCGAAGACGATCGATAACGATCTCGACGTGACAGATGTCACCTTCGGCTTCAACAGCGCCGTCACTATAGCTACCGATGCCCTCGACAGACTCCACACGACCGCGGAGAGCCATCACAGGCTCCTTGTCCTGGAAGTCATGGGGCGCGACTGTGGATGGATCGCCCTGGAGGCAGGCATCGCCGGTGGAGCCGATGTCATACTGATGCCTGAGATCCCTTTCGATATCAATGTCGTCTGCGACCATATCCAGGCCCGCAAGAAACGTGGAAAAAAATTCAGCATTGTGATCATCGCCGAGGGGGCCTATCCACAGGGCGGCAGAAAAGTATATGAGAAAGAACCGGGCGCCGACGGCACTCCGGGAAGACTCGGTGGTATAGGCCGATGGGTGGCAGAAAAGATAGGACTTCTGGCAAAGATGGAGACGAGGGTGACCGTGCTGGGGCATGTCCAGAGAGGCGGTACCCCGACGACATACGACAGGATCCTCGCGATGCGTTTCGGCGTAGAAGCGGCAAACCTGATCGCCCGGGGAGAATATGGCAGGATGGTCTGCCTGAAGGGCCGGGAGATCAAGTCAGCCAACATCAAAGCAGCAGTCAAGAAACTCAAGAGGGTCGATCCCGACGGGCAGATGGTAAAGACGGCTGAGGCACTCGGAGCATCGGTGGGCCGCCCGGAGTAGGTGGGACGACTGTGGTAGTCCCTCTTCCGGTCAGTTACGGCGTCCAAGGGCAAATCTGTAGGATGGCGCGAAATATATGATAAGAGCCGACAAGAGGAAGACCGCGTCCTCAAGTATCTTTTTCCAGGCATAGGTAGCGCCAAAACCACACCCGCAATCGAAATAAACATCCAGGAACGGTGTCCCCTCACCATTCATTATATCGAACGTCCTGTATATGACTACCCCAATGAACACCACGTTCAGAACGACAAAAATGAAAGCTGAACCCCTCATAAAAAACCCGGTCAGCAGGGAGATGCTGCAGATTATCTCTATCCATGGCAGCACGATCGCCATGATGTAGAGGAGCGGGCCGATTCCGAGCACCTTGTACATCCTGATCTCGTCAGCGAACATCAGGGGTTTGCCGGCCTTCTGAAAAGCAGCGTAGATGAAGAAGGCAGCGAGGAATATCCGGCATAGCAGGACCACATAGTCCTTCCAGCTGGCCGGCCCATCCCGAAAGTCACCCTTCACCCCGAAAACACCATTTCCGCTTATGTAATCCATCATCGCCATAACAACTATAATTCGTCCTTCTATTGGTCGTGCATACCGGTCTCGAGAGGAAGTCCAGCCTCGACCCAACCCTCGATCCCACCCCTGAAAACAGAAATCTTCCTGTAACCGAGGGCGAACAACTCTCTCGCCAGCAACTCGGAGTCATCACAGTACGGACCGGTACAGTAAATTGCAAATTCCTCATCAAATGAAAGATATGGAGTGACTCTATCCACATATCTCCCGAACTCGAAGTAGTCGAGAAGTATCGCTCCTGGAACATGACCCTGTTCATAATCCGCGGCTGTCCTCGAATCAAGTACGATCCCTCCCCCATCGAGAAGCGACCTGAACTCATCGACCCCCACTATCTTTATTCCCTCGACCTCCTCCGTCTGGAACCCCTCTATCACAGGGACCCCATTCATTTTCCTGAACGGATTTATTCCGTTCTCGGAAAACGCATTGAACGTAAAGGCCGTGACGACGGAAATCGCCGTAATGATGATCGCCTGAATTATTCCATATCTGATCCGTTCCATAGGCTAGAATATATATCCAGACTCTCTCGAATGCAACCCGTCCCGGGACTTCATTCTTCCAGCAACCGGATCTTCCAGAAAACCCTACACAATCTTCACCATCTGCAATTATACTGACTGTCCGGAAAGGAAGACTGGTATTTGTGAAACAGCTTGAAAAGAACGTCATTCCAGCGGCTGAGGAGATCATCTCGTCTCCGTTCTGCTTCAGGGCGGTTCTGCCGGGGAATATTCATGTTCCCGGTATCATCGTGCAGGAAAAAGAGCCGTCCAGATCAGGCCCCGACGATCTCGAACTGATCGAATCGATTCGGACTCACGGGATCATCGAACCACCTCTCATCATCCGCAGAGACGGTGAAAACTGCATCGTCACGGGGCACCGGCGCCTCGCGGCGGCAGCAGCTGCCGGCCTGACCGATACAGACATGCTCGTCATGGGCACGGATATTCCTGAAGACACTGTTCCTGCCGGGATCCTGAATATATGGCTCGAATCAGCCAGAGGGGGAACAGTTCTCTCCGAACTGGAGAAACTCCTGCTCCTGTCCAGGGCGAAAGTCCTTGCGGGACCGGATCTCGAAGATCTTATGCCCATACTGTCAGATGTATTTGGACGGGATATCAATTCGACTTTCGCTGAAAAGCTTCTTACCCTTCTGGATCTGACGCCCCCTGTAAGGACTGCTTTACACAACGGCAGGATGAGGACAGGTGATCTCCTGTCTCTCGGTTCACACTCTTCGATCGACATCGACGTGGCCGCCGGGTTGCTACTTGGTGAAAAGATGAGCCGTGGAGGGATGAAGAAGGCCATCAAGCTGATTCTGTATCTTGCCGACCAGCATGGAACGGAATGGAAAAATATCCTGGTCTCTTCCAGCGAATCGACCCCGCCTCTGGCAGTCCGGCTTGGAAAAGCCTGTTATCCGCATCTGGAAAAGGACACGACGGAGATCGTGAGAATGATTGACAGCATCGGCCTCCCTGAAGAAGCCTCGATCAATCCGCCTGACAACCTCGAGGGTGGAAGTTACTCCCTGAATATCAGGATACGTGACGAAGCACGGTTTTCTGTGATCCTGGAAAAACTGTCCTCCGCGCTTTCAGCCGGCAGGATAGAAAGACTGTTGAAAATTCTTAAAGGAAAATAAAAGGGGATGCGTGTGGGGCTGAGCGTTCCGGGTTTACAACGTTCAACTTAATTACCGCATCCCCTGTATATAGATACGCATTTGCCGGCTCTAAAGTTCCTCAAAAAATCAATATCCGGCGGCTTTCCAGTCACCGACCTTCTTTCTGAGCCTCGCCGCGTCAGGATCGTTCGGCACATACTGCAGATATACCTGATAGACTTCCAGAGCTCTTTTAAACACCCCGGCGTTCTCGGCCAGGCTACCCAGTTCCTTGTAGACCCATGGCATATCCCTGATCACCCTGTCCTCGTCCATCCTGATCAGTTTTTCCAGAGTGATCGTCATCATCGGCACGTTATCCATACCCTTGTACGCCTGGTACATCACCGTTCTGAGGGCAAAATCTTTCGGCCTCTTTGTACCTATGAGCTCAAGATATGTCAGCGCGTTGTAAAAATCACCCGCGTTGAAAAAGAATATCCCTTTCTGATAATCGAGTTCATCTCTGTTGATCAGCTTGCTGAGTCCGGAAGAGGAAAGTATCTGCTCCCCGGCCTCCACCTTTCCGCTCACAGCCAGCACCCTGGCCAGCTGAAAGAATCCCCGCAGATAAGTCGTGTCGATATCGTAGGCGCTGAAGATCGATTCGACAGCAGCCTC is part of the Candidatus Latescibacterota bacterium genome and harbors:
- a CDS encoding ATP-dependent 6-phosphofructokinase codes for the protein MVKKKAAKHKMPDPKKIKNVGILTGGGDCPGLNAVIKGLVRNAAYAYGWKATGIEDGFDGLLDCRGHKLTPKEMSGLQLKGGTILGTSNRGNPLSYPVKENGRTYNKDVTPEIVKNIKKMGIDVLVAVGGDGTMKIAQALFEKGVPIVGVPKTIDNDLDVTDVTFGFNSAVTIATDALDRLHTTAESHHRLLVLEVMGRDCGWIALEAGIAGGADVILMPEIPFDINVVCDHIQARKKRGKKFSIVIIAEGAYPQGGRKVYEKEPGADGTPGRLGGIGRWVAEKIGLLAKMETRVTVLGHVQRGGTPTTYDRILAMRFGVEAANLIARGEYGRMVCLKGREIKSANIKAAVKKLKRVDPDGQMVKTAEALGASVGRPE
- a CDS encoding DoxX family protein, giving the protein MAMMDYISGNGVFGVKGDFRDGPASWKDYVVLLCRIFLAAFFIYAAFQKAGKPLMFADEIRMYKVLGIGPLLYIMAIVLPWIEIICSISLLTGFFMRGSAFIFVVLNVVFIGVVIYRTFDIMNGEGTPFLDVYFDCGCGFGATYAWKKILEDAVFLLSALIIYFAPSYRFALGRRN
- a CDS encoding rhodanese-like domain-containing protein, with amino-acid sequence MERIRYGIIQAIIITAISVVTAFTFNAFSENGINPFRKMNGVPVIEGFQTEEVEGIKIVGVDEFRSLLDGGGIVLDSRTAADYEQGHVPGAILLDYFEFGRYVDRVTPYLSFDEEFAIYCTGPYCDDSELLARELFALGYRKISVFRGGIEGWVEAGLPLETGMHDQ
- a CDS encoding ParB N-terminal domain-containing protein, whose protein sequence is MKQLEKNVIPAAEEIISSPFCFRAVLPGNIHVPGIIVQEKEPSRSGPDDLELIESIRTHGIIEPPLIIRRDGENCIVTGHRRLAAAAAAGLTDTDMLVMGTDIPEDTVPAGILNIWLESARGGTVLSELEKLLLLSRAKVLAGPDLEDLMPILSDVFGRDINSTFAEKLLTLLDLTPPVRTALHNGRMRTGDLLSLGSHSSIDIDVAAGLLLGEKMSRGGMKKAIKLILYLADQHGTEWKNILVSSSESTPPLAVRLGKACYPHLEKDTTEIVRMIDSIGLPEEASINPPDNLEGGSYSLNIRIRDEARFSVILEKLSSALSAGRIERLLKILKGK